Below is a window of Ammoniphilus sp. CFH 90114 DNA.
CCATAATTTCCTCACAAGCTTCGTAAGGCAACAGCTGATGGTCTTCTTTTCCATGGTAGAGCAAATGATCATAGTGGTTAGCCATAGATACAATTTGTGAAAACAGAGGGATCTCTGACCCGCTAGCCCCCCTAGGAATACCGGTTCCGTCAATATTCTCGTGATGCTGCAAGCAGACATGAGCGCTTAGCAGGCTGACCTCGAACTTCTTACGCAAGAACTCGAATCCCTTCCAGGTATGGTGATTCGACTTGCCAGGTGTACTAAGAGTAGGATCATCGACTAATATTTTTCCGATGTCGTGCAGTAGAGCCCCAACGGCTAGATCCTTCAGCTTGATAGGGGGGATATTGGATCTTTGTCCCAAAACAATAGACAAAATACACACATTTACAGAATGTATCGGTAAATAGGTATCGCTTGTACGAATATCTTGCAGGTAAAGTAAGTAGTCATTGCGATTCATGATTTCGTCTAACAAAATTTGAGCGGCATGATGAACACTTTTCAGATCCATATCCTGTTTTAGCCGAACTTGATTGAAGGTCTCATATAATTTTTGGATCGCCTCATCCTTTGTCTTCGCGGCAACCAACTCTCGCCGGTCAAAATCTTCGGCTTCTTCCTCAAGAATAAACAGTGAGGAGACTTGAAGCTGCTTTAGCTTACTGATCACAGATGGATAAAGCTTTGTTCCAGATTTGAGTAGGATTCTGCCTCCATTGTCGTACAGGTCTCTTCCGAGAAGTTGTCCAAGTTCTGCCTGTTCCATGTCTACATATCGCATGTTGCACCTCATTCCAAGCCGTTCTGTAGTAGTCAATATTTATATTGTATAGGAATTCTGGCCACGTTTGTAGTTTTTTGACGAAAAAAAACTGTTAACCAGGGGAAACTGGAAAACAGCTTTTCAAGATTTCTTAATCCTCAATTTTTAACTGATAGGTTTCAAGAAACTTCGTGTTGAAATCTCCTTGAACAAAAGCGTCATGCTCTAGTAATTTGATATGGAATGGAATGGTCGTCTTTACTCCTTCGATCACAAATTCTCCTAGGGCTCTCTTCATTCTTTGGATGGCTTCGTCGCGATCTTTACCCCACACGATGAGTTTAGCTACCATGGAGTCGTAGAATGGAGAGATCTGGTATCCTGGGTAAACCGCACTGTCTACACGAACCCCATATCCACCTGGAGGCAGGTACCCTTCTACCTTACCTGGAGACGGCATGAAGTTTTTAGCAGGGTTTTCCGCATTAATGCGGCACTCAATCGCCCAACCGTTGATTTGGATGTCATCTTGTGTGAAGGACAGTAGATAACCTGCTGCAACCGAGATTTGTTCTTTAATTAAATCAATTCCCGTGATCATTTCTGTAACAGGATGTTCTACCTGAATTCGAGTATTCATCTCCATAAAGTAAAACTGGCCATGTTTGTCTAGGAGAAACTCGACCGTTCCGGCTCCATGATAATTAACTGCCTGAGCGGCCGCTACAGCAGCATTCCCCATCTGTTCACGGAGCTCCTGATGTAGGGCTGGTGAAGGAGCTTCTTCCACAAGCTTTTGGTGGCGTCGTTGAATCGAACAATCTCGCTCGCCTAGGTGAGCCACATTTCCGTGCTTGTCAGCAATGATCTGGATCTCAATGTGACGTGGTTCTTCCAAATATTTTTCCAAGTAAACGCCTGGATTTCCGAAAGCAGTCTCTGCTTCTTTTTGAGCTTGGCGTATTGCTTTTCTTAGATCTTCCTCGTGATAAGCTACTCGCATCCCTTTTCCACCGCCGCCGGCTGTCGCTTTTACGATGACCGGATATCCTATGCCTTCTGCAATCGTGACGGCTTCATCAATATCCTCGATGAGTCCTTCCGTACCTGGAACCGTTGGAACACCCGCGTTTTTCATCGTCTCACGGGCAACTGACTTGTCCCCCATTTTGTTAATAGCTTCAGCTTCAGGACCGATGAAGGTAATGTTACACGCACCACAAAGCTCGGCAAAGTTAGCATTCTCTGCTAAAAATCCATAGCCGGGATGAATAGCGTCAGCATGGGTAACGGATGCAACGCTCATGAGATTCGTCATATTTAAGTAGCTTTCCTTTGATGCCGTTGGCCCGATGCAATACGCTTCATCGGCCATCTTCACATGCAAAGCTTCTCGGTCAGCTTCAGAGAACACCGCTACGGTCTGAATTCCTAATTCGCGGCACGCGCGGATGACACGTACAGCAATCTCCCCACGGTTGGCTATTAATACTTTTTTAAACATTACATGATCCTCCTTAATCGACCTTCACCACAAATAGATTCTGTCCGTACTCAATCAGTTGACCTTCTTCTGCTAGAATCTCAACCACCTCTCCTGCAAAAGCAGATCTGATTTCATGGTAAAGTTTCAGTGGTTCAACGTTGCAGTTGCATAGGATTTGCCCTTTTTCTACTTTCTCTCCCACTTTAACCGTGAGGTTGGTAAATACGCCAACCCAAGGAGACACCACTTCCAGCAGTTTCTCAGGAGTTTGAACGGGAGATTCGTTTACGGGATCTGCCTCTATTACTGGTTCTTGGATCGGAGATTCAACAGCTATAGCGGCCTCTTCGTATATCGGTTCGACATAATAGGTTGTATCTTCTTCTATGACAGAGACTTCTTGAACAGGTGGGGCTTTCTTCAACGTGATTTGTACCCCGTCATTCTCGAGCTCCAACTCATCGATGGAAGATTGGTCTACTAGTCGTATTAGTTCTTTAATCTCATGTAGCTTCATTAATTAGGTCACTTCCTTTTTTAGCGGACTGGATGAATTATAATGGAATATTGCCATGTTTCTTTGCTGGGCGGGTTTCTTTTTTATTTCTAAGCATTTCTAAGGATTCTTTCAGCTTTTTCCTTGTTTCACGAGGATCAATGACATCGTCAACCATTCCATTAGCGGCAGCCACATACGGATTGGCGAACTTGTCCCGATATTCGGCAATCTTCTCAGCGCGAGTAGCAGCAGGGTCAGCACTTTGTTCAATTTCCTTAGAAAAGATAATATTGGCCGCTCCCTCAGGACCCATGACGGCAATCTCCGCATTAGGCCATGCGTACACGATATCTGCCCCAATAGCCTTGGAGTTAAGAGCAACGTAGGCTCCTCCGAATGCCTTTCGCAGGATGACTGTAATCTTAGGAACAGTCGCTTCAGAGTAGGCGTATAAGATCTTTGCCCCGTGTCGGATAATGCCTCCATGTTCCTGATTAATTCCGGGGAAGAAGCCCGTCACATCTTCAAACGTAATCAATGAAATGTTAAAACAGTCACAGAATCGAATAAAACGAGACAACTTATCCGATGAATTGATATCAAGTCCTCCGGCCATTACTTTTGGCTGGTTGGCGATGATGCCTACACTGTGACCATCGATTCGACCAAACCCAATTACAATATTTTTGGCGAAGTCCGGTTGAACCTCCATAAAGTCACCATGATCCAATATCTGTTGGATTACTTTTCTTACATCATAAACCTTTGTTCCTTCTATGGGAACCAGCTCAGCAAGCTCATCGCGCCAATCCTCCGTTGACTCATGGGCCACGGAAGGTGGTTTTTCTGTATTGTTCTGCGGCAAGAAGGATAAAAGCCTT
It encodes the following:
- the accC gene encoding acetyl-CoA carboxylase biotin carboxylase subunit; this translates as MFKKVLIANRGEIAVRVIRACRELGIQTVAVFSEADREALHVKMADEAYCIGPTASKESYLNMTNLMSVASVTHADAIHPGYGFLAENANFAELCGACNITFIGPEAEAINKMGDKSVARETMKNAGVPTVPGTEGLIEDIDEAVTIAEGIGYPVIVKATAGGGGKGMRVAYHEEDLRKAIRQAQKEAETAFGNPGVYLEKYLEEPRHIEIQIIADKHGNVAHLGERDCSIQRRHQKLVEEAPSPALHQELREQMGNAAVAAAQAVNYHGAGTVEFLLDKHGQFYFMEMNTRIQVEHPVTEMITGIDLIKEQISVAAGYLLSFTQDDIQINGWAIECRINAENPAKNFMPSPGKVEGYLPPGGYGVRVDSAVYPGYQISPFYDSMVAKLIVWGKDRDEAIQRMKRALGEFVIEGVKTTIPFHIKLLEHDAFVQGDFNTKFLETYQLKIED
- a CDS encoding HD-GYP domain-containing protein, whose amino-acid sequence is MRYVDMEQAELGQLLGRDLYDNGGRILLKSGTKLYPSVISKLKQLQVSSLFILEEEAEDFDRRELVAAKTKDEAIQKLYETFNQVRLKQDMDLKSVHHAAQILLDEIMNRNDYLLYLQDIRTSDTYLPIHSVNVCILSIVLGQRSNIPPIKLKDLAVGALLHDIGKILVDDPTLSTPGKSNHHTWKGFEFLRKKFEVSLLSAHVCLQHHENIDGTGIPRGASGSEIPLFSQIVSMANHYDHLLYHGKEDHQLLPYEACEEIMGLANRKFDIQLVQHFLHSVNVYPTGTHVQLNTGERGTVISQHKGLPTRPVIRLHEVTESENENKKIVDLSKLPTIFIDHTLPK
- a CDS encoding acyl-CoA carboxylase subunit beta produces the protein MYDKIDELYQKKLKIELGGGDDRIDAQHQRGKLTARERIDLLLDKNSFVELNPFIQHRATHFGMDKVDAPGEGVVTGYGKIHGRLVYVFAQDFTVFGGALGEMHAKKVARIMDLAAQNGAPIIGLNDSGGARIQEGVVSLDGYGHIFYRNAIYSGVIPQISVILGPCAGGAVYSPAITDFVFMVEKTSQMFITGPKVIETVTGEKISSESLGGAKVHSSISGNSHFSGESEPIVLDQVRRLLSFLPQNNTEKPPSVAHESTEDWRDELAELVPIEGTKVYDVRKVIQQILDHGDFMEVQPDFAKNIVIGFGRIDGHSVGIIANQPKVMAGGLDINSSDKLSRFIRFCDCFNISLITFEDVTGFFPGINQEHGGIIRHGAKILYAYSEATVPKITVILRKAFGGAYVALNSKAIGADIVYAWPNAEIAVMGPEGAANIIFSKEIEQSADPAATRAEKIAEYRDKFANPYVAAANGMVDDVIDPRETRKKLKESLEMLRNKKETRPAKKHGNIPL
- a CDS encoding biotin/lipoyl-containing protein, producing MKLHEIKELIRLVDQSSIDELELENDGVQITLKKAPPVQEVSVIEEDTTYYVEPIYEEAAIAVESPIQEPVIEADPVNESPVQTPEKLLEVVSPWVGVFTNLTVKVGEKVEKGQILCNCNVEPLKLYHEIRSAFAGEVVEILAEEGQLIEYGQNLFVVKVD